One region of Syngnathus scovelli strain Florida chromosome 15, RoL_Ssco_1.2, whole genome shotgun sequence genomic DNA includes:
- the smg6 gene encoding telomerase-binding protein EST1A isoform X8, with product MAKPLESGRRMLFGSARGAAPRARGGRGGGARRLWDPNNPEQKPALAPAGRQSLPQAVCPQAVYPQAAYVQLHFLDTDDEVAGSPPVAPAAAYYKFQKSDNPYCCQPAAANQRCPFPYQVANGAYAPAHLYRGYAQADDTLTVEEAERRARGELGRMLRAVDAQEVQLSNLLSRDRLSPDSLERMAQLRAELLAVYERVVLSDIELADSQSVDQALWKNVFYQVIERFRQLLKDAAEPLAIREALLALLNEGAHFFETLLQKLQTVYQFKLEDYMDGMAVRTRPLRKTVKYALISAQRCFICQGDIARYREQASDSANYGKARSWYLKAQQIAPKNGRPYNQLALLAVYTKRKLDAVYYYMRSLAASNPILTARESLMSLFEEAKRKTEQLERRRRQNQQDGGSLGPVVQGRAGLEDGARSELWLRPGGHGDSEQDGELSGLSASDLNRRFILSFLHAHGKLFTKVGMESFPRVSRRVVQEFRALLQHRPSLLGSTQLLQIVTINMFTIHNALIRGGGEEEGGGGECRSMLQEQSTALGLAMFALLVQRCTQMLTDTLAASTSDVERDDNEDEPDAPLRVSDFPADLRELLPSIKVWSDWMLGHPDQWNPPPRGIDDSPDVWQCLACLCNVLARVDHGEVPLYKVDTDEVEGDEELMLLQLKEDRLLAGFIPLLAAPQEPCYVDRRTDTPSCVPRLQAIAADCKRVTVLKYFLEALCGQEEPLLAFKGGKYVSVALAPPSPDARAGRDLRSDKEVDAVIVESSPSASEGEADYKDNADQEAVAGGGESDIRQLKARHHALTNKLVQQQKRREKIQAVLQTSGRLQLEVRPLFLVPDTNGFIDHLAALKKLLCCGSYIVVVPLIVITELDGLAKGQEVLGGGGGHVVVAAHAHGVQEKARQAVLFLEQAFERREPRLRALTSRGTQLESIAFRSEDTSGQQGNNDDIILSCCLHYCQDKGKDFMPDQRNGVTVRLHREVVLLTDDRNLRVKALTRNVPVRDIPAFLNWAKVG from the exons ATGGCCAAGCCTCTGGAATCCGGCCGGCGGATGCTGTTTGGCAGCGCTCGAGGAGCCGCACCCAGGGCTCGAGGAGGTCGCGGCGGAGGCGCCAGGCGCCTCTGGGACCCCAACAATCCAGAGCAGAAACCAGCACTGGCTCCTGCTGGTCGCCAGTCACTCCCGCAGGCCGTCTGCCCGCAGGCCGTCTACCCGCAGGCGGCGTACGTGCAGCTGCACTTTCTGGACACGGATGACGAAGTGGCGGGGAGCCCTCCGGTGGCGCCCGCCGCAGCCTACTACAAGTTCCAGAAGTCGGACAACCCCTACTGCTGCCAGCCGGCCGCCGCCAACCAACGCTGCCCCTTCCCCTACCAGGTGGCCAACGGAGCGTATGCGCCGGCTCACTTGTACCGAGGTTACGCCCAGGCTGACGACACCTTGACGGTGGAGGAGGCGGAGCGGCGGGCCAGAGGCGAGCTGGGCCGCATGCTCCGGGCGGTAGACGCCCAGGAAGTTCAGCTCAGCAACCTGCTGTCCCGAGACAGACTCAGCCCCGACAGCCTGGAGCGCATGGCCCAGCTCAG GGCGGAGCTGCTGGCCGTGTACGAGCGCGTCGTCCTGAGCGACATTGAGTTGGCCGATTCGCAGAGCGTTGACCAGGCGCTGTGGAAGAACGTCTTCTACCAGGTCATCGAGCGCTTTCGCCAGCTGCTAAAGGACGCCGCTGAGCCGCTGGCCATCCGTGAGGCGCTGCTCGCCCTGCTCAACGAG GGGGCGCACTTTTTTGAGACTCTGCTCCAGAAGCTGCAGACGGTCTACCAGTTCAAACTGGAGGACTACATGGACGGCATGGCCGTCAGGACTCGGCCGCTGCGCAAAACG GTGAAGTACGCCTTGATCAGCGCTCAGCGCTGTTTCATCTGTCAAGGAGACATCGCTCGCTACCGGGAACAAGCCAGCGACTCGGCCAACTATGGAAAAGCTCGCAG CTGGTACCTGAAAGCGCAGCAGATCGCCCCCAAAAATGGCCGCCCGTACAACCAGCTGGCCCTGCTGGCCGTCTACACT AAGCGCAAGCTGGACGCCGTCTATTACTACATGCGCAGCCTGGCGGCGTCCAATCCCATCCTGACGGCCAGGGAGAGCTTGATGAGCCTGTTCGAGGAGGCCAAGCGCAAGACGGAGCAGCTGGAGCGTCGCAGGAGGCAGAACCAACAGGACGGCGGCTCCTTGGGGCCCGTGGTCCAGGGCCGCGCCGGACTTGAGGATGGGGCACGCTCTGAGCTCTGGCTGCGCCCCGGCGGACACGGCGACTCGGAACAGGATGGAGAGCTCAGCGGCCTCAGCGCCAGCGAC CTCAACAGAAGATTTATCCTGAGTTTCCTGCACGCGCACGGAAAGCTCTTCACCAAAGTGGG GATGGAGTCATTCCCCAGGGTGTCGCGGAGGGTTGTGCAGGAGTTCCGTGCGCTGCTCCAACACCGCCCATCACTCCTGGGCAGCACGCAGCTGTTGCAGATCGTCACCATCAACATGTTCACCATACACAACGCCCTCATTCGAG GCGgtggtgaagaagaaggaggaggaggagagtgtCGCTCGATGCTGCAGGAGCAGAGCACGGCGCTGGGCCTGGCCATGTTTGCACTGCTGGTGCAACGCTGCACACAGATGCTCACTGACACACTGGCAG CCTCCACGTCTGACGTCGAGCGGGACGATAATGAGGACGAACCGGATGCCCCACTGAGGGTCTCGGATTTCCCGGCAGACTTGCGGGAGCTCCTGCCCAGCATCAAGGTTTGGTCCGACTGGATGCTCGGACACCCGGACCAGTGGAACCCGCCGCCTCGCGGCATAGA CGACAGCCCAGATGTGTGGCAGTGCCTGGCGTGCCTTTGCAACGTGCTGGCGCGCGTGGATCACGGCGAGGTGCCGCTCTACAAAGTGGACACGGACGAGGTGGAGGGCGACGAGGAGCTGATGCTGCTGCAGCTGAAAGAGGACAGGCTCCTCGCCGGTTTCATCCCACTGCTGGCCGCACCGCAGGAGCCCTGCTACGTGGACCGGCGCACCGACACG CCTTCATGCGTTCCTCGCCTTCAGGCCATAGCCGCCGACTGCAAGCGGGTGACAGTGCTCAAGTACTTCTTGGAGGCGCTGTGCGGACAGGAAGAACCTCTGCTGGCCTTCAAGGGCGGCAAATACGTCTCCGTGGCACTAGCCCCTCCTTCTCCGGACGCCCGTGCCGGGCGAGACTTGCGATCAGACAAAGAG GTTGACGCTGTTATCGTGGAGTCTTCGCCGTCGGCGTCTGAAGGCGAAGCAGACTACAAGGACAATGCCGACCAGGAGGCGGTGGCCGGAGGCGGGGAGAGCGACATTAGGCAGCTGAAGGCGCGGCACCACGCCCTCACCAACAAACTGGTGCAGCAGCAGAAGCGCCGCGAGAAAATACAA GCGGTACTGCagaccagcgggcggctgcagCTGGAGGTGCGGCCCCTCTTCCTGGTGCCCGACACTAACGGCTTCATTGACCACCTGGCGGCGCTCAAGAAGCTTCTCTGCTGCGGAAGCTACATTGTGGTGGTGCCACTCATTG TGATCACGGAGCTGGACGGCCTGGCAAAAGGCCAGGAGGttttgggaggaggaggagggcacgTTGTGGTGGCAGCGCATGCGCACGGTGTGCAGGAGAAGGCTCGCCAAGCCGTGCTGTTCCTGGAGCAGGCCTTTGAGAGGCGCGAGCCGCGATTGCGGGCGCTCACCAGCAGGGGGACCCAGCTGGAGTCCATCGCCTTCCGCAGCGAAGACACCTCAGGACAGCAG GGCAACAACGATGACATCATCCTGTCCTGCTGCCTCCACTACTGCCAGGACAAGGGCAAGGACTTTATGCCTGACCAGAGAA ATGGGGTTACAGTGCGTCTTCATCGTGAGGTGGTTCTCCTCACTGATGACCGCAACCTGCGCGTCAAAGCCTTGACGCGCAACGTCCCCGTTCGAGACATCCCGGCCTTCCTCAACTGGGCCAAAGTGGGCTGA
- the smg6 gene encoding telomerase-binding protein EST1A isoform X9 has product MEKLAGTESWYLKAQQIAPKNGRPYNQLALLAVYTKRKLDAVYYYMRSLAASNPILTARESLMSLFEEAKRKTEQLERRRRQNQQDGGSLGPVVQGRAGLEDGARSELWLRPGGHGDSEQDGELSGLSASDLNRRFILSFLHAHGKLFTKVGMESFPRVSRRVVQEFRALLQHRPSLLGSTQLLQIVTINMFTIHNALIRGGGEEEGGGGECRSMLQEQSTALGLAMFALLVQRCTQMLTDTLAASTSDVERDDNEDEPDAPLRVSDFPADLRELLPSIKVWSDWMLGHPDQWNPPPRGIDDSPDVWQCLACLCNVLARVDHGEVPLYKVDTDEVEGDEELMLLQLKEDRLLAGFIPLLAAPQEPCYVDRRTDTPSCVPRLQAIAADCKRVTVLKYFLEALCGQEEPLLAFKGGKYVSVALAPPSPDARAGRDLRSDKEVDAVIVESSPSASEGEADYKDNADQEAVAGGGESDIRQLKARHHALTNKLVQQQKRREKIQAVLQTSGRLQLEVRPLFLVPDTNGFIDHLAALKKLLCCGSYIVVVPLIVITELDGLAKGQEVLGGGGGHVVVAAHAHGVQEKARQAVLFLEQAFERREPRLRALTSRGTQLESIAFRSEDTSGQQGNNDDIILSCCLHYCQDKGKDFMPDQRNGVTVRLHREVVLLTDDRNLRVKALTRNVPVRDIPAFLNWAKVG; this is encoded by the exons ATGGAAAAGCTCGCAGGTACTGAGAG CTGGTACCTGAAAGCGCAGCAGATCGCCCCCAAAAATGGCCGCCCGTACAACCAGCTGGCCCTGCTGGCCGTCTACACT AAGCGCAAGCTGGACGCCGTCTATTACTACATGCGCAGCCTGGCGGCGTCCAATCCCATCCTGACGGCCAGGGAGAGCTTGATGAGCCTGTTCGAGGAGGCCAAGCGCAAGACGGAGCAGCTGGAGCGTCGCAGGAGGCAGAACCAACAGGACGGCGGCTCCTTGGGGCCCGTGGTCCAGGGCCGCGCCGGACTTGAGGATGGGGCACGCTCTGAGCTCTGGCTGCGCCCCGGCGGACACGGCGACTCGGAACAGGATGGAGAGCTCAGCGGCCTCAGCGCCAGCGAC CTCAACAGAAGATTTATCCTGAGTTTCCTGCACGCGCACGGAAAGCTCTTCACCAAAGTGGG GATGGAGTCATTCCCCAGGGTGTCGCGGAGGGTTGTGCAGGAGTTCCGTGCGCTGCTCCAACACCGCCCATCACTCCTGGGCAGCACGCAGCTGTTGCAGATCGTCACCATCAACATGTTCACCATACACAACGCCCTCATTCGAG GCGgtggtgaagaagaaggaggaggaggagagtgtCGCTCGATGCTGCAGGAGCAGAGCACGGCGCTGGGCCTGGCCATGTTTGCACTGCTGGTGCAACGCTGCACACAGATGCTCACTGACACACTGGCAG CCTCCACGTCTGACGTCGAGCGGGACGATAATGAGGACGAACCGGATGCCCCACTGAGGGTCTCGGATTTCCCGGCAGACTTGCGGGAGCTCCTGCCCAGCATCAAGGTTTGGTCCGACTGGATGCTCGGACACCCGGACCAGTGGAACCCGCCGCCTCGCGGCATAGA CGACAGCCCAGATGTGTGGCAGTGCCTGGCGTGCCTTTGCAACGTGCTGGCGCGCGTGGATCACGGCGAGGTGCCGCTCTACAAAGTGGACACGGACGAGGTGGAGGGCGACGAGGAGCTGATGCTGCTGCAGCTGAAAGAGGACAGGCTCCTCGCCGGTTTCATCCCACTGCTGGCCGCACCGCAGGAGCCCTGCTACGTGGACCGGCGCACCGACACG CCTTCATGCGTTCCTCGCCTTCAGGCCATAGCCGCCGACTGCAAGCGGGTGACAGTGCTCAAGTACTTCTTGGAGGCGCTGTGCGGACAGGAAGAACCTCTGCTGGCCTTCAAGGGCGGCAAATACGTCTCCGTGGCACTAGCCCCTCCTTCTCCGGACGCCCGTGCCGGGCGAGACTTGCGATCAGACAAAGAG GTTGACGCTGTTATCGTGGAGTCTTCGCCGTCGGCGTCTGAAGGCGAAGCAGACTACAAGGACAATGCCGACCAGGAGGCGGTGGCCGGAGGCGGGGAGAGCGACATTAGGCAGCTGAAGGCGCGGCACCACGCCCTCACCAACAAACTGGTGCAGCAGCAGAAGCGCCGCGAGAAAATACAA GCGGTACTGCagaccagcgggcggctgcagCTGGAGGTGCGGCCCCTCTTCCTGGTGCCCGACACTAACGGCTTCATTGACCACCTGGCGGCGCTCAAGAAGCTTCTCTGCTGCGGAAGCTACATTGTGGTGGTGCCACTCATTG TGATCACGGAGCTGGACGGCCTGGCAAAAGGCCAGGAGGttttgggaggaggaggagggcacgTTGTGGTGGCAGCGCATGCGCACGGTGTGCAGGAGAAGGCTCGCCAAGCCGTGCTGTTCCTGGAGCAGGCCTTTGAGAGGCGCGAGCCGCGATTGCGGGCGCTCACCAGCAGGGGGACCCAGCTGGAGTCCATCGCCTTCCGCAGCGAAGACACCTCAGGACAGCAG GGCAACAACGATGACATCATCCTGTCCTGCTGCCTCCACTACTGCCAGGACAAGGGCAAGGACTTTATGCCTGACCAGAGAA ATGGGGTTACAGTGCGTCTTCATCGTGAGGTGGTTCTCCTCACTGATGACCGCAACCTGCGCGTCAAAGCCTTGACGCGCAACGTCCCCGTTCGAGACATCCCGGCCTTCCTCAACTGGGCCAAAGTGGGCTGA